From Vicia villosa cultivar HV-30 ecotype Madison, WI unplaced genomic scaffold, Vvil1.0 ctg.000059F_1_1_1, whole genome shotgun sequence, a single genomic window includes:
- the LOC131623231 gene encoding glycine-rich domain-containing protein 1 has translation MEPQHVAEWNEAQKIAISVDLVHVAKNQLEFLAAVDRNRHLYDGPALDRAIYRYNACWLPLLAKHSESRIFEGPLVVPLDCEWIWHCHRLNPVRYKLDCEELYGRVLDNFDVVSTVQGVSGSQTEEIWNKLYPDEPYNSDLINLIPEDISKRIDSLPKYTKYDLISAVKRQIPFFYQVSRPYIKSVQFIKEAEARYKGFLYLIKRNKEKGINRFCVPTYDIDLMWHSHQLHSVYYSKDLIEALGKVLEHDDTDSDRTKGKKLDVGFSGTTKQWEDTFGTRYWKAGAMYKGNAPSPITTSPFSSTKICKKVVSSNEKPRENFLPDRNVVEVFLEFVDVKNKPDGLEGSLFVLFSKSQPDAFFDAKRRLSILSESREKNVASFQCEPTGELLFELMSHSSSSKLSLRRSPKTLGSAAFSMQDYLDPVSKLSVEKWLELVPSSGTKSTKPILLRVAISFTAPVPAPYTLQLTQSRPVSKNTCFFNLPVKPQHAKSWTHVTDENGTRIISLQMRDIENLGKEVVGLVESGETHSLAKYMENGWSFMDNRWLLHLPSKSKNDGHIFELTGTKTMKFFSGRKGEYELRYHLKQRNEMDFLTAVEFSIEDPYGKAVALLDLKSKLVLAKEKWMVLPGIILTFIASDTMKEDGYEGIISKSKDLNVNDSDEEIKRNDLDGVQLSSEVCRGDVGKTRKVVLSSGGCGSGCGSGCGNAVNSGGCGGGCGNGYGSMIKSGGCGGGCGSGCGGGCGNMIESGGCGSGCGGGCGNMIKSGGCGSGCGGGCGGGCGNMIKSGGCGSGCGGGCGSGCGGGCGNMIKSGGCGSGCGGGCGGGCGNILESGGCGGGCGGGCGNMVGSGGCEIDSTKKSSGCGGGCGGGCGGCGADLLDSKCDFNEHLNAEGHHMNEEAVAAA, from the exons ATGGAACCACAACATGTGGCTGAATGGAATGAAGCGCAAAAGATTGCTATAAGTGTTGACCTTGTTCATGTTGCAAAAAATCAGCTTGAATTTCTTGCAGCTGTTGATCGAAATCGTCATCTCTATGATGGTCCTGCTCTTGATAGAGCTATCTATAG GTACAATGCTTGTTGGCTTCCCTTGCTTGCCAAACATTCCGAATCTCGGATTTTTGAAGGTCCTTTGGTAGTTCCTCTCGACTGCGAATGGATCTGGCACTGTCACAGGCTCAACCCG GTAAGGTACAAACTTGACTGTGAAGAGCTTTATGGACGTGTACTTGATAACTTCGATGTTGTCTCTACTGTTCAAGGAGTTTCTGGAAGTCAAACTGAAGAAATCTGGAACAAATTGTATCCCGATGAGCCCTACAATTCTGATTTGATTAATCTTATTCCGGAGGATATCTCTAAAAGGATCGATAGTCTTCCAAAATACACTAAATATGATCTGATTTCAGCTGTTAAGAGGCAGATCCCGTTCTTTTATCAG GTATCGAGACCTTACATAAAAAGTGTCCAATTTATCAAGGAAGCTGAGGCCAGATACAAAGGCTTTCTATATCTTATCAAGAGAAACAAGGAGAAGGGTATAAACCGCTTTTGTGTTCCAACATACGATATCGACCTGATGTGGCACTCTCACCAGTTACATTCAGTTTATTATAGTAAAGACCTCATTGAGGCACTTGGAAAAGTATTGGAACATGATGATACTGACTCAGACAGAACTAAAGGAAAGAAACTGGATGTTGGATTTTCTGGTACAACCAAACAGTGGGAAGACACATTTGGTACAAGATATTGGAAGGCTGGAGCAATGTATAAGGGTAATGCACCATCTCCTATCACAACTAGCCCCTTTTCATCTACCAAGATCTGTAAAAAGGTTGTTTCTTCCAATGAGAAGCCACGTGAAAATTTCCTACCTGACAGGAATGTTGTGGag GTTTTCTTGGAGTTTGTTGATGTTAAAAACAAACCAGATGGACTGGAAGGAAGtctctttgttttattttccAAATCACAGCCTGATGCTTTCTTTGATGCTAAAAGGAGACTAAGTATTTTGTCAGAATCTAGAGAGAAAAATGTTGCATCTTTCCAATGTGAACCTACTGGAGAGCTTCTTTTTGAACTCATGTcccattcttcttcttcaaagttaTCATTAAGAAGATCACCAAAGACACTGGGTTCTGCTGCATTCTCTATGCAAGACTATCTTGATCCAGTTTCAAAGCTCTCCGTTGAGAAATGGTTGGAGTTGGTGCCAAGCTCTGGTACTAAGAGCACAAAGCCAATCCTGTTACGAGTAGCCATCTCATTTACTGCACCAGTTCCTGCCCCATATACGCTCCAATTGACTCAATCTCGTCCAGTATCCAAAAATACATGTTTCTTTAACCTTCCTGTTAAGCCTCAACATGCCAAGAGCTGGACTCATGTTACAGATGAAAATGGCACCAGAATCATCAGCCTGCAAATGAG GGACATAGAAAACCTTGGAAAGGAGGTTGTTGGCCTCGTGGAGTCAGGTGAAACCCACTCTCTTGCTAAGTATATGGAAAATGGGTGGAGTTTTATGGACAACCGTTGGTTGTTACACCTTCCATCCAAAAGCAAGAATGATGGCCATATCTTTGAGCTTACAGGCACCAAGACA ATGAAATTTTTTTCCGGAAGAAAGGGAGAATATGAACTGAGATATCATTTGAAACAAAGAAATGAAATGGACTTTTTGACAGCAGTTGAATTCTCCATAGAAGATCCTTATGGAAAAGCTGTAGCATTGCTGGACTTGAAATCTAAACTTGTTTTG GCAAAGGAGAAGTGGATGGTGTTGCCCGGAATCATATTGACTTTTATTGCTTCTGATACTATGAAAGAGGATGGATATGAAGGCATCATTTCCAAAAGTAAAGATTTGAATGTGAatgactcagatgaggaaattaAAAGAAATGACTTGGATGGAGTGCAGTTAAGCAGTGAAGTGTGCAGGGGAGATGTAGGGAAGACAAGAAAGGTTGTACTCTCAAGTGGAGGGTGTGGTAGTGGCTGTGGCAGTGGATGTGGGAATGCAGTGAATAGTGGTGGCTGCGGTGGTGGTTGCGGCAACGGCTATGGAAGCATGATCAAGAGTGGTGGCTGCGGTGGTGGTTGCGGTAGTGGCTGTGGAGGAGGATGTGGAAATATGATCGAGAGTGGTGGCTGTGGCAGTGGTTGTGGTGGAGGCTGTGGAAATATGATCAAGAGTGGTGGCTGTGGCAGTGGTTGTGGTGGAGGCTGTGGAGGAGGGTGTGGAAATATGATCAAGAGTGGTGGCTGTGGCAGTGGTTGTGGTGGTGGTTGCGGAAGCGGCTGTGGAGGAGGGTGTGGAAATATGATCAAGAGTGGTGGCTGTGGCAGTGGCTGTGGTGGAGGATGTGGAGGAGGGTGTGGAAATATATTGGAGAGTGGTGGCTGTGGTGGAGGTTGTGGAGGAGGGTGTGGAAATATGGTAGGGAGTGGAGGGTGTGAAATTGACAGCACTAAGAAGAGTAGTGGATGTGGTGGAGGGTGTGGTGGAGGATGTGGCGGCTGTGGTGCTGATCTTTTGGACAGTAAGTGTGACTTCAATGAGCATTTGAACGCGGAAGGACACCACATGAATGAAGAAGCAGTTGCTGCTGCATGA